The Mycobacterium sp. 3519A genome contains a region encoding:
- a CDS encoding TenA family transcriptional regulator — protein sequence MLDSLWSAATRHPFLDAVRDGAITDSAFDRWLAQDVLFVGDLLAFQARLLARAPRAAQAVLAGGCVALVAELDWFEEQAARRGIDLAQGPLPATLAYRELLQRLDAIPYEAAVTALWVLERVYLLAWTSAASDASPFGEFVEHWTTPAFSDYVDALGVLAVPDRHDELVADVLAHEVAFWDMAL from the coding sequence GTGCTTGATTCGCTCTGGTCGGCGGCTACCCGGCATCCCTTTCTCGACGCGGTGCGCGACGGCGCTATCACGGATTCCGCGTTTGACCGGTGGCTTGCGCAGGACGTCCTGTTCGTCGGCGACCTGCTGGCTTTTCAGGCGCGGCTGTTGGCACGCGCGCCGCGCGCAGCCCAGGCGGTACTCGCCGGAGGCTGCGTGGCGCTGGTCGCGGAACTGGACTGGTTCGAGGAGCAGGCCGCGCGGCGGGGGATCGACTTAGCGCAGGGACCGCTGCCTGCGACACTCGCGTACCGCGAACTGCTGCAGCGACTGGATGCCATTCCATATGAGGCGGCGGTGACTGCGCTGTGGGTGCTCGAACGGGTGTACCTGCTCGCGTGGACGTCCGCCGCGTCCGACGCCTCCCCGTTCGGCGAGTTCGTCGAGCACTGGACTACGCCTGCCTTCTCGGACTACGTCGACGCACTCGGCGTGTTGGCCGTCCCGGATCGACACGACGAGCTGGTCGCCGACGTGCTGGCACACGAGGTGGCGTTCTGGGACATGGCGCTGTAA
- a CDS encoding lanthionine synthetase C family protein has product MDALTVAVDTARRLRADPGAAGLWGGCAGLAVLAAALDTVEPECGWDGVGFDYLRHAVRGMEADPKPAVGLGGLAGLATAASLLSRDGRRYDTLLTTLDTAIVDRVGQVSDGVLQSRPHGVPVSLFDVITGLAGAGRYLLGRTSAPCRAALEKLLRALVYLSEDGGDAVPHWHTTFNHSTDNLRANYPDRHVNLGLAHGIPGPLALLSLAASEDVEVTGQRDAIIRTADRIVHAQCRDEWGVGFPVAAALTQTTASPARSAWCYGSPGVARALWLAGAATGRSDYRNLAVAAMTAVFKRPIPQRRIDSPTLCHGVAGLLQITLRFSRDGAGSAFSAAAEQLTTQLLDAHEPDGRFGYRDLKPTGEHIDNPGLLEGAAGVALVLLTAATPVEPIWDRVLMLS; this is encoded by the coding sequence GTGGACGCGCTGACCGTTGCCGTCGACACCGCGCGGCGGCTGCGCGCAGACCCAGGCGCAGCCGGCTTATGGGGAGGGTGCGCCGGGTTGGCGGTGCTGGCGGCGGCCCTGGACACGGTGGAGCCCGAATGTGGTTGGGATGGCGTCGGGTTCGATTATTTGCGCCATGCGGTCCGCGGCATGGAAGCGGATCCGAAGCCGGCGGTCGGACTGGGTGGCCTCGCTGGCTTGGCCACCGCGGCATCGCTGCTGTCCCGTGACGGCAGGCGGTACGACACGCTGTTGACCACACTGGACACCGCGATCGTCGACCGCGTCGGGCAGGTGTCCGACGGTGTGCTGCAGTCACGACCACACGGCGTCCCGGTGTCGCTGTTCGACGTGATCACCGGATTGGCCGGAGCCGGACGGTATCTACTCGGCCGAACGTCAGCACCCTGTCGGGCGGCGCTGGAGAAGCTATTGCGTGCGCTGGTGTATCTCTCGGAGGACGGTGGGGACGCGGTTCCGCATTGGCACACCACCTTCAATCACTCGACCGACAACCTGCGCGCGAACTATCCCGATCGTCACGTCAATCTCGGTCTCGCGCATGGGATTCCGGGGCCGCTCGCACTGCTGTCGCTGGCCGCCAGTGAAGATGTCGAGGTTACCGGTCAACGCGACGCGATCATTCGCACCGCCGACCGGATCGTGCACGCGCAGTGTCGCGACGAATGGGGGGTCGGCTTCCCGGTGGCCGCCGCGTTGACACAAACGACCGCGTCACCGGCGCGTTCAGCGTGGTGCTACGGGTCGCCGGGGGTGGCGCGAGCACTGTGGCTTGCCGGGGCGGCGACGGGCCGGTCCGACTACCGCAATCTTGCGGTGGCCGCGATGACCGCTGTGTTCAAGAGGCCCATCCCGCAGCGGCGGATCGATTCGCCCACGCTGTGTCACGGTGTGGCAGGCCTGCTTCAGATCACCCTGCGCTTCTCGCGCGACGGCGCAGGATCAGCCTTCTCGGCTGCCGCTGAGCAACTCACCACACAACTGCTCGACGCCCACGAACCCGACGGTCGGTTCGGCTACCGCGATCTCAAGCCGACAGGCGAACACATCGACAATCCCGGCCTGTTGGAAGGTGCGGCAGGCGTGGCGCTGGTCTTGCTGACCGCGGCCACGCCGGTGGAGCCGATCTGGGACCGGGTCCTGATGTTGTCATGA
- a CDS encoding nucleotidyltransferase domain-containing protein, whose amino-acid sequence MSSVMCLLLYGSRARGDFDADSDVDLTAITADDAPTPVSFGRATVMAEPLDDALRAARSGSLFAYHLVSEGRVLFESEPVFARIQRAFQFRDDYTPVIKDCAEAGWFLVRHHEKATDARKFNHAVAWCTREMLIAKAAMVREPVFSADGLAEFVGCAAVAPVIRGKRSSVIDPEVVRQFRGILDEFGTPEPTPLPSMLTAERRFRDARNSAGVIAMRAFRNPTDTDIKGREHVSAR is encoded by the coding sequence ATGTCGTCAGTCATGTGTCTGCTGCTGTATGGCAGTCGCGCGCGCGGAGACTTTGACGCTGACTCTGACGTCGACCTGACCGCGATCACCGCGGATGACGCACCCACGCCGGTGTCGTTCGGACGGGCCACGGTGATGGCCGAACCGCTCGACGATGCGCTGCGCGCCGCCCGGTCGGGCAGCCTGTTCGCCTACCACCTGGTGTCTGAGGGCAGGGTGTTGTTCGAGTCCGAGCCGGTGTTCGCACGAATCCAGCGAGCCTTCCAGTTCCGCGACGACTACACCCCGGTCATCAAAGACTGCGCAGAGGCCGGCTGGTTTTTGGTGCGACATCACGAGAAGGCCACCGACGCACGCAAATTCAACCATGCAGTCGCATGGTGCACCCGAGAGATGCTCATCGCCAAGGCGGCGATGGTGCGAGAACCCGTCTTCTCCGCCGACGGTCTGGCCGAGTTCGTCGGGTGTGCCGCCGTCGCGCCGGTGATCCGCGGCAAGCGCAGCTCGGTCATCGACCCGGAGGTTGTGCGGCAATTCCGAGGCATCCTCGACGAATTCGGCACGCCGGAACCGACGCCGCTGCCCTCCATGCTTACCGCCGAGCGCAGGTTTCGGGACGCTCGAAACTCCGCTGGCGTGATCGCGATGCGCGCCTTCCGCAACCCCACCGACACGGATATCAAAGGCAGGGAACATGTCTCAGCTCGATGA
- a CDS encoding lantibiotic dehydratase produces the protein MTLYEPLDFAVVRAPLLPVDTLDACTGDLRGALTSEARSALAVASMTFSDALAKDGVGPLRPRTESTLRRYLIRMSTRPTPLGLFAGVGLASWGERTDIELIADHRPRRTRPDAGWLMTLVDRAESDPRIRRQLCVRANPLALARAGRIFLAERASRDNGAALSVSVRATDVVKRTMAAARTPIRFDDLTAHLLETTPGATVEQVTTLVDRLCEQTLLLTDLHPPLTVASPARYVLEKLTSIPAAGPVRAQLSDVLEAADQWDAEQSPDEAGFRTLTARANDAVTAEDAPLQVDSALSFASATVSKRIAIDAARAAELLLRVSRSARGPATLETYRRMFEQRYGGHREVPLVEMVDPHVGIGPLPLTASGEPGGRNQVLVDLAAEALRSRSREVFLDDNVIEQLATGDMSATGVPLSLDVDVVVSAESREAIDAGEYDLVVGPSIGSGAAGRMLGRFADFVPDAPKALAQVAAAEAERAPGQVIAELIYQPRARRLGNVSTRPNPRRYEIAIDVPASTDAEHTIGADELVVGVRDGRFRVRWTRTGEEVMVTAGHMLTSTRAPAVARFLSEVGRHQTRQLNAFSWGPAASFPFLPRVRCGRIVLSLAQWRLRADDFVSGLDDAAAFRTELDVWRARWDAPAAVVVAAGDHRLTLDLTRDAEELRRELRIRGSLVVQEQFPGPDRTWLPDSAGRRFAAEFVVPLIRRAPTPAPPTGPVGGWRADLRPPGSDWLFVKLYSPADLEEELLRGPVRALTREVAGEGFGEWFFIRYSDPRRHIRLRFRGDPERLLRDLLPRITAWASELTNVGMCERFSIDTYERELDRFGGPDGLAASEEFFCADSVVVSDLLACPVMEPLPTAVITVDAILRGLGMDRQDRGLWCAARSGAKSESGADYREWKQLLRPMLAGGTAPPPLDGVLGRLRTASAQLHNATTKLHGAGRMSCAPIDLYGSLVHLHLNRLLGADRATERRVYGLLGRLLHGLTVRH, from the coding sequence ATGACGCTGTACGAACCGTTGGATTTCGCGGTGGTCCGGGCGCCGCTACTGCCCGTCGACACACTCGACGCGTGCACTGGAGACTTGCGCGGCGCGCTGACGAGCGAGGCGCGCTCAGCACTCGCGGTGGCGAGCATGACGTTCAGCGACGCGCTGGCCAAGGACGGCGTCGGCCCGCTGCGCCCACGCACCGAATCCACGTTGCGCCGATACCTCATCCGGATGTCTACGCGGCCAACGCCGCTGGGCTTGTTCGCGGGGGTGGGCCTGGCCAGTTGGGGTGAGCGCACCGACATCGAACTGATCGCCGATCATCGGCCACGGCGCACCCGCCCGGACGCGGGCTGGCTGATGACGCTTGTGGATCGTGCGGAATCCGATCCGCGGATCCGCCGACAGCTGTGTGTCCGGGCGAACCCGCTGGCGCTGGCGCGGGCCGGACGGATCTTCCTCGCCGAGAGGGCGTCCCGTGACAACGGCGCGGCGCTGTCGGTGTCGGTGCGGGCCACCGACGTGGTCAAGCGGACCATGGCGGCGGCACGGACACCGATCCGCTTCGACGACCTGACAGCGCATCTGCTCGAGACGACGCCAGGAGCGACGGTCGAGCAAGTGACCACGTTGGTGGATCGGCTGTGTGAGCAGACGCTGTTGCTGACTGATCTGCATCCTCCGTTGACGGTTGCCTCGCCGGCGCGCTACGTGCTGGAGAAGTTGACGTCCATCCCTGCTGCGGGGCCGGTCCGCGCACAGCTTTCCGACGTTCTAGAGGCTGCCGACCAGTGGGATGCCGAGCAGTCACCGGACGAAGCAGGTTTCCGGACGCTGACAGCGCGGGCGAACGATGCGGTAACGGCGGAAGATGCGCCGCTGCAGGTGGATTCGGCGCTCAGTTTCGCTTCCGCCACGGTGTCGAAGCGCATCGCCATCGACGCGGCGCGCGCGGCGGAGTTGTTGCTTCGGGTGAGTCGCAGTGCGCGTGGGCCCGCGACGTTGGAAACGTACCGGCGGATGTTCGAGCAGCGGTACGGGGGACATCGCGAGGTGCCGCTGGTCGAGATGGTCGATCCGCACGTAGGCATCGGGCCGCTGCCGCTCACAGCGTCGGGTGAACCGGGTGGTCGGAATCAGGTGCTCGTGGATTTGGCGGCGGAGGCGTTGCGCAGCAGGAGTCGCGAGGTCTTCCTGGACGACAACGTAATTGAGCAGCTCGCCACCGGTGACATGTCGGCGACCGGGGTGCCGCTGTCGCTCGACGTCGATGTCGTGGTTTCGGCGGAATCACGGGAGGCGATCGACGCCGGTGAGTACGACCTCGTGGTAGGCCCAAGCATCGGCAGCGGGGCGGCCGGGCGGATGCTGGGCCGGTTCGCGGATTTCGTGCCGGACGCGCCGAAGGCGTTGGCGCAGGTGGCCGCCGCCGAGGCGGAACGCGCACCGGGGCAGGTGATCGCCGAACTGATCTATCAGCCGAGGGCGCGCAGATTGGGCAACGTGTCCACGCGGCCGAATCCGCGGCGCTACGAGATCGCGATCGACGTGCCGGCCAGCACCGATGCCGAGCACACCATCGGAGCCGACGAACTGGTGGTGGGTGTGCGTGACGGCAGGTTCCGGGTGCGGTGGACGCGCACCGGCGAAGAGGTGATGGTCACCGCTGGCCATATGCTCACGTCGACGCGCGCACCGGCCGTCGCCCGGTTCCTCTCCGAGGTGGGGCGCCATCAGACACGGCAACTCAATGCGTTCTCGTGGGGACCGGCGGCGTCGTTCCCGTTTCTGCCGCGGGTGCGGTGCGGGCGGATCGTGTTGTCGTTGGCGCAGTGGCGATTGCGCGCGGACGACTTCGTGTCGGGGCTCGACGATGCGGCGGCGTTCCGCACCGAACTCGATGTGTGGCGGGCACGGTGGGATGCCCCGGCCGCGGTGGTGGTCGCGGCCGGCGATCACCGGCTGACGCTGGATCTGACGCGAGACGCGGAGGAACTACGTCGAGAGTTGCGGATCCGCGGTTCACTTGTTGTCCAAGAACAATTCCCGGGACCGGACCGCACCTGGTTACCCGACAGCGCCGGCCGTCGATTCGCGGCCGAGTTCGTGGTTCCGCTGATCCGCCGCGCGCCGACGCCGGCGCCGCCCACGGGCCCGGTGGGTGGCTGGCGAGCGGACTTGAGGCCGCCGGGCAGCGATTGGTTGTTTGTGAAGTTGTACTCCCCTGCGGATCTGGAAGAGGAGTTGCTCAGGGGACCGGTGCGGGCATTGACGCGGGAGGTGGCGGGGGAGGGCTTCGGTGAGTGGTTCTTCATTCGATACAGCGATCCGCGCAGGCACATTCGGTTGCGGTTCCGCGGCGACCCCGAGCGCTTGCTGAGGGACTTGCTGCCGCGGATCACGGCGTGGGCGTCGGAGTTGACCAATGTTGGTATGTGCGAACGATTCTCGATCGACACATACGAGCGGGAGTTGGATCGGTTCGGAGGGCCGGACGGCCTGGCGGCGTCGGAGGAGTTCTTCTGCGCGGACAGTGTGGTGGTGAGCGATTTGTTGGCTTGTCCCGTGATGGAGCCATTGCCGACTGCGGTGATAACTGTCGACGCGATATTGCGGGGATTGGGGATGGACAGACAGGACCGAGGCCTATGGTGCGCGGCCAGATCGGGAGCCAAGTCTGAGTCCGGTGCGGATTATCGGGAATGGAAGCAGCTCTTACGGCCGATGCTTGCCGGCGGCACCGCACCGCCACCGCTCGACGGCGTTTTGGGTCGACTTCGAACGGCGAGCGCCCAACTGCACAACGCCACAACAAAACTCCACGGCGCGGGGCGTATGTCATGCGCGCCGATTGACCTGTATGGCAGCCTCGTACATCTACACCTGAACCGACTGCTGGGAGCCGACCGGGCCACCGAACGTCGGGTGTATGGGCTGTTGGGACGGCTATTGCACGGCCTCACTGTGCGGCATTGA
- a CDS encoding putative quinol monooxygenase — protein sequence MTSVVVVADWQTTEESIDTVRDLLADLRPRSLAEPGCEGYEIFQQRDDPTGIVLIERYRDEDALAAHQASDHYQDIVVAKIRPLLTERRVQILRPWECGSMPHSEAVQ from the coding sequence GTGACATCAGTTGTGGTGGTGGCGGATTGGCAAACCACCGAGGAGTCAATCGACACGGTCCGAGACCTACTGGCCGACCTACGCCCTCGATCCTTGGCCGAACCGGGTTGTGAAGGCTACGAAATCTTTCAGCAGCGGGACGATCCTACCGGCATCGTGCTCATCGAGCGGTACCGCGACGAGGACGCGCTTGCGGCACATCAGGCATCGGACCACTACCAAGACATTGTCGTCGCGAAGATTCGTCCGCTGCTGACCGAGAGACGCGTGCAAATTCTCCGACCATGGGAATGCGGCTCAATGCCGCACAGTGAGGCCGTGCAATAG
- a CDS encoding phospholipase D-like domain-containing protein, producing MEALFTSQVGGAGLRDRILSVLQDAVDLAGDHQVDVHIMTFSFTDAQIANRLVEAARARPNLSIRLLADWNQGAEGTGRKVRALAALGLPNLEVRYKKDQPYVWDADACRMRWSYQASRGLLHHKTLAVLVDGRPRTLLCGSFNWSKRSAKSYENLIAFTADDPASLNLMTAVEREFEALWCDGAATLSPDEVRAHYAAVLKEYQQDSARDAALVVGVACGSGAALEILRDGDAPDGATGSPYAQIAFSSRAPEQAEAAAGYAEANRRNRFEMCKPSGKTKQVPVTLSTLALDTIARAQPGEHLLVAMYALSVRVPEYGELLAAARRGVRLLIVLDGHAGVRPLSQLAEAAYGKEKLPIHLRATGRKTMHQKYIVHPESRTVLTGTANLSTDASDRHSEHRILWRGDAQATDAFVADFETMWQRLAPPFKSRAAAPAYGS from the coding sequence GTGGAGGCTTTGTTCACGAGTCAAGTCGGCGGGGCCGGCCTGCGCGATCGGATCCTCTCGGTGCTCCAGGACGCCGTCGATCTGGCCGGCGATCACCAGGTCGACGTCCACATCATGACGTTCTCCTTCACCGACGCCCAGATCGCCAACCGGCTTGTCGAGGCGGCACGCGCGCGGCCGAACCTGTCGATACGTCTGCTCGCCGACTGGAATCAGGGCGCCGAAGGCACCGGACGCAAAGTCCGCGCGTTGGCTGCGCTCGGACTGCCCAACCTCGAGGTGAGGTACAAGAAGGACCAGCCGTACGTCTGGGACGCCGACGCCTGCCGGATGCGGTGGTCGTATCAGGCCAGCCGGGGCCTCCTGCACCACAAGACGTTGGCGGTGCTGGTCGACGGGCGGCCACGCACGCTGTTGTGCGGAAGCTTCAACTGGTCGAAACGATCGGCGAAGTCGTACGAGAATCTCATCGCGTTCACCGCAGACGATCCCGCGTCGCTGAACCTGATGACCGCTGTCGAGCGGGAGTTCGAGGCGTTGTGGTGTGACGGCGCCGCCACGCTGTCGCCCGACGAGGTCCGCGCGCACTACGCCGCGGTTCTCAAGGAATACCAACAGGATTCGGCGCGTGACGCCGCATTGGTAGTCGGGGTGGCGTGCGGGTCGGGTGCTGCGCTCGAGATCCTGCGCGACGGGGACGCGCCCGACGGTGCAACGGGTTCGCCGTATGCGCAGATCGCCTTCAGTTCCCGCGCACCGGAACAGGCCGAGGCCGCCGCCGGGTACGCCGAAGCCAACCGGCGCAACCGGTTCGAGATGTGCAAACCGTCGGGGAAGACCAAACAGGTCCCGGTGACGTTGTCGACGCTCGCGTTGGACACCATCGCCCGCGCGCAACCGGGCGAGCATCTGCTGGTGGCCATGTACGCGCTGTCTGTCCGGGTGCCCGAGTACGGCGAACTCCTGGCCGCGGCCCGCCGCGGGGTACGCCTGCTCATCGTGTTGGACGGCCACGCCGGTGTGCGCCCGCTGTCGCAATTGGCCGAGGCGGCATACGGAAAAGAGAAGCTGCCCATCCACCTTCGGGCCACCGGACGCAAGACCATGCACCAGAAGTACATCGTCCATCCCGAGAGCCGGACCGTGCTGACCGGCACCGCGAACCTGTCGACCGACGCGTCGGACCGGCACAGCGAGCACCGGATCCTCTGGCGCGGCGACGCGCAAGCGACCGACGCGTTCGTCGCGGACTTCGAGACCATGTGGCAGCGGCTGGCCCCGCCGTTCAAGTCGCGTGCCGCCGCACCGGCGTACGGATCTTGA